One window of the Lytechinus variegatus isolate NC3 chromosome 3, Lvar_3.0, whole genome shotgun sequence genome contains the following:
- the LOC121410357 gene encoding dnaJ homolog subfamily A member 1-like: MVKETKYYDVLGVRPNATEAELKKAYRKLALKYHPDKNPDEPEKFKEISLAYETLSDQKKRKIYDEGGEQAVKEGGSGGGMHDPMDLFDMFFKFGGGSRGRDRRGKDVIHQLGVTLEELYNGSVRKLALQKQVVCDKCEGRGGKKGAVEKCGTCHGTGMQVHVRQLHPGMVQQIQSMCSACEGQGERISAKDRCKSCHGQKVIRERKILEVHIDKGMKDGQKITFRGEGDQEPGLEPGDIIIILDEKQHETFRRRGNDLLIMSFKIDLVEALCGFQKVINTLDKREIVVMAHPGEIIKPGDIKMVVGEGMPLYKNPFEKGRLIIQFQINFPENNVIQESNLRKLETILPPREECIVTDDMEMVNLTEYTLEHDSQRHRGSGHAYEEDDEGHMPRGMQCQSH, from the exons ATGGTGAAAGAAACTAAATACTATGATGTTCTTGGTGTAAGGCCTAATGCTACTGAGGCAGAATTAAAGAAAGCATACAGAAAACTTGCACTCAAGTATCATCCAGACAAGAACCCTGATGAACCAGAAAAG TTCAAGGAAATCTCCCTCGCATATGAAACTTTGTCGGATCAAAAGAAGCGGAAAATATATGATGAAGGAGGGGAACAAGCTGTCAAAGAAGGAGGTTCAGGAGGGGGCATGCATGACCCCATGGACTTGTTTGATATGTTCTTTAAGTTTGGGGGTGGGTCAAGAGGTCGGGATAGGAGAGGCAAAGATGTGATTCATCAGCTAGGAGTTACTCTGGAAGAACTGTATAATGGATCCGTTAGAAAACTGGCTCTTCAAAAACAGGTTGTGTGTGACAAGTGTGAAG GaaggggaggaaagaagggagcaGTAGAAAAGTGTGGAACATGTCATGGTACGGGTATGCAGGTTCATGTGCGACAACTACATCCAGGAATGGTTCAACAGATTCAGTCTATGTGCTCAGCATGTGAAGGACAGGGAGAGCGCATTAGTGCTAAGGATAGGTGTAAATCTTGTCATGGTCAAAAGGTCATTCGGGAACGCAAGATCCTAGAAGTACATATAGATAAAG GTATGAAAGATGGTCAGAAGATCACATTCCGTGGAGAAGGAGATCAGGAACCTGGACTGGAGCCTGGagacattattattatccttgATGAGAAACAACATGAAACCTTCAGGCGGCGAGGTAACGACCTCCTCATCATGTCCTTTAAGATTGACTTGGTAGAAGCACTCTGTGGATTCCAGAAGGTCATCAATACACTAGATAAGAGAGAGATTGTTGTCATGGCGCATCCAG GTGAAATCATCAAACCAGGTGACATCAAGATGGTTGTGGGTGAAGGAATGCCGCTCTATAAGAATCCCTTTGAGAAGGGGCGCCTCATAATTCAATTCCAAATTAACTTTCCAGAGAACAATGTTATCCAGGAGAGTAACCTTCGTAAACTAGAAACCATCTTGCCTCCCCGTGAGGAGTGTATTGTTACAGATGACATGGAGATGGTCAACCTTACAGAATACACTTTAGAACATGATTCACAACGTCACCGTGGAAGTGGGCATGCATATGAGGAAGACGATGAGGGTCACATGCCACGTGGCATGCAATGTCAATCACATTAA